The Catenulispora sp. MAP5-51 DNA segment GCGCGCTGGCCGCCTACGCACAGGCTCGCAAGGCCCTGATCGACGAACTGGGGATCGAGCCGGGACGGCCGTTGGCGCGGTTGCAGCAGGCGGTGCTGGCTCGGGATCCGGCGTTGGAGGCGACCGGTTCCGGGGCCGAATCCGGATCCGAGGTCGGATCGGGCGTCGGCCGGGCTCCGGACTCGGACTCGGGCGCGGGCACCGGCGCGGGCGGGGACGCCGGTACCGGCATTGTCACTGGAACTGGCAGCGGCAGCGGCAACGGATCGACGGGGCGCGCGCTGGTGATCGTGGTCGTCGGCGAGGCCGACCCGGAGGACATCGGCGAGGTGCTGTCGCGGCTCGGGGGCGGCGATCCGGGGGTGGACGTGCACCGGATCCTGGCGCCGCGCCGTGGGCCCCGGCTGCGTCACCCGGCGTAGAGGTCGACGATCTCGTCGAGCAGGACCAGTGCCACGGCGCCGAGGGCACCGGCCAGCGCGCACAGGGCCCATGCGGGTACTGAGACACCGCTGGCGTCTCCGTGCGCCCCGGCCGTCCCCGTCAGCCCGACCAGCGCGACCACGCCGAGCAGCACGTCGCGCACCACGTGCCGGATCCCGAACTCCCGCGGCGTGGTGCCGAAGCACATGCACGCGGCCGACGTCCCGCTCCGCAGCACCCTGATGATGACCGCGAGGAAGCCCGCGTCCAGGACCACGGCGAGCGCGAAGCCCCAGGCCGGCGTCGCCGGATCCGCCAGCAGCACGACCACCGCCGCCTCGGCGCCGAGCACGCCCGGCACCGCGAGCGTGGCGAGCAGGCGCGACAGGCGAGTCAGACCCGGTAGACCCGGTAGACCGGGCAGGCCCGGCAGGTCGCGGATCGAAGCCGC contains these protein-coding regions:
- a CDS encoding MauE/DoxX family redox-associated membrane protein codes for the protein MDLVTSAARVLVGLVFLAAVVGKARDVRGFAASIRDLPGLPGLPGLPGLTRLSRLLATLAVPGVLGAEAAVVVLLADPATPAWGFALAVVLDAGFLAVIIRVLRSGTSAACMCFGTTPREFGIRHVVRDVLLGVVALVGLTGTAGAHGDASGVSVPAWALCALAGALGAVALVLLDEIVDLYAG